From one Lolium rigidum isolate FL_2022 chromosome 4, APGP_CSIRO_Lrig_0.1, whole genome shotgun sequence genomic stretch:
- the LOC124650240 gene encoding cysteine-rich receptor-like protein kinase 15, with translation MTPSPRAMRILGLPSLFLLLVGAGIAAADLQHTDCPSNTNYTRGGIFQANLDALLSFLPAAASAASGFAENATGAAPDQAFGLAQCRADVNESDCRACLDATAQDAAGKCPGQKSSMVIYDNCLLRHSNASFFGTADTSPEVALCNVANATQVTQPELFMTQLGSLMRNLSSLAAYSSPRMFAAGEADVTPLKIYGIAQCTRDLGGDDCNRCLSGTVTDILTGCYLKIGGQIFYRSCSVRYEVSLFYNAKAAEAAMSPPAPAGGGLNGTDHSGGNNSTVKIALAVSVPVAAVLLVLLITALYLCKRKNKKPHEHVQISSAADCEDGEDMGSSESLLYDLSTLRAATDNFSEENKLGEGGFGPVYKGTLQDGQEIAVKRLSKTSQQGHVEMKNEVVLVAKLQHKNLVRLLGCCIQEQEMLLVYEFLANKSLDKILFDPVRRQELTWGHRFRIIQGIGRGLLYLHEDSRLTIIHRDLKASNILLDPDMSPKISDFGLAKLFSLDTSVGNTSHIAGTYGYMAPEYALHGIFSAKSDVYSYGVLVLEIIAGRRNTFSQYPGTNNEDLLTTVWRHWSHGSVTALLDGCSADGLQPSEMLRCVHVGLLCVQEDAHLRPSMATVVVMLNSRSITLPVPTPPAYLVRSRAGALGRSQTHEEENPAGAVREPFGNDAYISDMEPR, from the exons ATGACGCCCTCCCCACGAGCCATGCGTATCCTGGGCCTCCCATCTCTCTTTCTCCTCCTAGTCGGCGCTGGCATCGCCGCCGCGGACCTTCAGCACACCGACTGCCCGAGCAACACAAACTACACCCGCGGCGGAATATTCCAAGCCAACCTCGACGCTCTCCTTTCCTTCCTCCCCGCTGCGGCGTCGGCTGCGTCCGGGTTCGCCGAGAACGCCACCGGCGCAGCGCCCGACCAGGCGTTCGGGCTCGCGCAGTGCCGCGCGGACGTTAACGAGTCCGACTGCCGAGCGTGCCTCGATGCCACAGCGCAAGACGCAGCCGGCAAGTGCCCCGGCCAGAAATCCTCTATGGTCATCTACGACAACTGCCTCCTGCGGCACTCGAACGCGAGCTTCTTCGGCACCGCCGACACGTCGCCGGAGGTGGCACTCTGCAACGTGGCGAACGCGACGCAGGTCACGCAGCCCGAGCTGTTCATGACGCAGCTAGGCTCTCTGATGAGAAACCTCAGCAGCCTGGCGGCGTACTCATCCCCGCGGATGTTCGCGGCCGGCGAGGCCGATGTCACGCCCCTCAAGATCTACGGCATCGCCCAGTGCACGCGCGACCTCGGCGGCGACGACTGCAACCGGTGCCTCAGCGGAACCGTCACGGACATCCTCACCGGCTGCTACTTAAAGATAGGCGGACAGATCTTTTACCGGAGCTGCTCCGTCCGGTACGAGGTTTCCCTTTTCTACAACGCCAAGGCCGCCGAGGCGGCGATGTCGCCGCCTGCTCCAGCAGGCGGCGGACTCAACGGTACCGACCACTCCG GAGGAAACAATTCCACGGTCAAGATAGCTCTGGCGGTCTCTGTTCCTGTCGCTGCCGTGCTGCTGGTGCTGTTGATCACTGCTTTGTACCTGTGCAAGAGGAAGAACAAGAAGCCACACGAGCATGTGCAGATTTCCAGCGCCG CTGACTGTGAGGATGGAGAAGACATGGGAAGTTCAGAGTCTCTCCTGTACGATCTGAGCACTCTAAGAGCTGCCACGGACAACTTCTCTGAAGAAAATAAGCTCGGGGAAGGCGGGTTTGGGCCGGTCTACAAA GGCACACTGCAGGATGGGCAGGAGATCGCGGTGAAGAGGCTGTCGAAAACCTCCCAGCAAGGGCACGTGGAGATGAAGAACGAGGTTGTGCTAGTCGCGAAGCTCCAGCACAAGAATCTGGTGCGCTTGCTGGGCTGCTGCATCCAGGAGCAGGAGATGCTCCTCGTCTACGAGTTCCTCGCCAACAAAAGCCTCGACAAAATTCTATTCG ATCCTGTGAGGCGGCAAGAGCTTACCTGGGGGCACAGGTTCCGGATCATTCAGGGGATCGGCCGAGGCCTTCTTTACCTCCATGAAGACTCGAGGCTGACCATCATCCACCGTGACCTCAAAGCCAGCAACATCCTGCTAGACCCGGACATGAGCCCCAAGATCTCCGACTTCGGCCTCGCCAAGCTATTCAGCCTAGACACCAGCGTCGGGAACACCAGCCACATCGCCGGAACCTA CGGGTACATGGCGCCGGAGTACGCCCTGCACGGTATCTTCTCGGCCAAATCGGACGTGTACAGCTACGGCGTTCTGGTCCTGGAGATCATCGCGGGTCGCCGCAACACTTTCAGCCAGTATCCAGGCACAAATAACGAAGATCTTCTGACCACG GTTTGGAGGCACTGGAGCCATGGGAGCGTGACGGCGTTGCTCGACGGCTGCTCGGCCGACGGTCTCCAGCCGTCCGAGATGCTGCGGTGTGTCCACGTGGGGCTGCTCTGCGTCCAGGAGGACGCGCACCTGCGTCCAAGCATGGCGACCGTCGTCGTCATGCTCAACAGCCGCTCAATTACGCTCCCGGTGCCGACGCCGCCAGCCTACCTCGTTCGGAGCCGCGCGGGCGCATTGGGGAGGAGCCAGACGCACGAGGAAGAGAATCCGGCCGGAGCTGTTCGTGAGCCGTTTGGCAACGACGCCTATATTTCTGACATGGAGCCCCGGTGA
- the LOC124650242 gene encoding fructose-1,6-bisphosphatase, cytosolic-like: MDHAAEAQRTDLMTITRHALNEQGRHPESRGDFTILLSHIVLGCKFVASAVNKAGLAKLIGLAGETNIQGEEQKKLDVLSNEVFVKALVSSGRTCVLVSEENEEAILVDAPLRGKYCVCFDPLDGSSNIDCGVSIGTIFGIYMIKDKDNATLEDVLQPGTDMIAAGYCMYGSSCTLVLSTGNGVNGFTLDPSLGEFILTHPSIKIPNKGKIYSVNEGNARNWDVPTAKFVEKCKFPQDGSSPKSLRYIGSMVADVHRTLLYGGIFLYPADKKSPNGKLRVLYEVFPMSFLMEQAGGQSFTGKQRALDLVPTEIHQRSPIFLGSYDDVEEIKSLYASESSNA; encoded by the exons ATGGATCACGCGGCGGAGGCGCAGCGGACGGACCTGATGACGATCACGCGGCACGCGCTGAACGAGCAGGGCCGGCACCCGGAGTCCCGGGGAGACTTCACCATCCTCCTCTCCCACATCGTCCTCGGCTGCAAgttcgtcgcctccgccgtcaacAAGGCCGGCCTCGCAAAGCTCATCGGCCTCGCCGGAGAGACCAACATCCAG GGGGAGGAGCAGAAGAAGCTGGATGTGCTGTCCAACGAGGTCTTCGTCAAGGCGCTCGTCAGCAGCGGCCGCACT TGCGTTCTGGTGTCTGAAGAGAACGAGGAGGCCATATTGGTCGACGCTCCCCTCCGCGGGAA GTACTGCGTCTGTTTTGATCCGCTGGATGGCTCTTCCAACATCGACTGCGGCGTCTCCATCGGAACG ATCTTTGGGATCTACATGATCAAAGACAAGGACAATGCGACTCTGGAGGATGTGCTGCAACCTGGAACCGACATGATCGCGGCTGGTTACTGCATGTATGGGAGTTCATGCacg CTTGTCTTGAGCACTGGAAATGGTGTAAACGGTTTCACTCTTGATCCTTCCCTTGGGGAATTCATACTCACTCATCCCAGCATAAAG ATTCCGAATAAAGGAAAGATATATTCGGTCAATGAAGGGAACGCCAGAAACTGGGACGTGCCTACAGCAAA ATTTGTAGAGAAATGCAAATTTCCCCAAGATGGTTCATCACCAAAATCTTTGAGATATATTGGAAG TATGGTTGCCGATGTTCACCGTACCCTGCTATATGGAGGCATATTTCTGTACCCTGCAGACAAGAAGAGCCCGAACGGAAAACTTCG TGTTCTGTACGAAGTTTTCCCCATGTCGTTCCTGATGGAGCAAGCTGGAGGCCAATCTTTCACAGGCAAACAACGG GCTCTTGACCTTGTTCCTACTGAGATTCACCAGAGATCTCCAATATTCCTCGGGAGCTACGATGATGTAGAGGAGATCAAATCATTGTACGCTTCAGAGTCAAGCAACGCCTGA